A section of the Caballeronia sp. M1242 genome encodes:
- a CDS encoding formate dehydrogenase subunit delta produces the protein MDVDNLIEMANRIGEFFDSMPDHAEAVDGVADHIRRFWEPRMRIAILNALDNPEASASMEPILREALTLHKADLQPKAAAA, from the coding sequence ATGGACGTGGATAATCTGATCGAGATGGCGAACCGCATCGGCGAGTTCTTCGATTCGATGCCGGATCACGCCGAAGCCGTCGATGGCGTGGCGGATCATATCCGCCGCTTCTGGGAACCGCGCATGCGGATTGCTATCTTGAATGCACTGGATAACCCGGAGGCAAGCGCCTCGATGGAGCCGATCCTGCGCGAGGCGCTCACGCTCCACAAGGCGGATCTTCAGCCGAAGGCGGCGGCCGCCTGA